The Cannabis sativa cultivar Pink pepper isolate KNU-18-1 chromosome 8, ASM2916894v1, whole genome shotgun sequence genomic interval AAGTTAATCTAAGCTAATCAAAGCTAATaaatatatcaaatatttaattatattaaagttGAGAGTgatttgttaaaaaattatcaGGAGGATATATTGGACTGaattggaaattaaaaaaataaataataaaattaataaattcatatttatttagttatattataatttattataaaaaaaatatattttttaagagaaataACTTCTTAAGCGTAAAGtacttcttttattatttttatttttatgaaaatattttgatttttttaaaaaaaaaaaattagaatactAAATATTACAATCACATAGGAATTAGAAAAAGTAAAAGGGATTAAACATATGAACAAAATGAAAGATGAAACACAAGGAAAAGACAAAGGACTTATCAATATTGCATAGAGAtagagatatataatatataatatgacaCTTTTTGGTGCTACACCCTCAATGGTAACCTTAGCATTTGTCATATGATGTGGTGATATATAGAAAAGTCATAGTTCGACCAACGCGGGTTTGAATAAGGGGGCACCAGCTTCTTCTAGTTAATGCATGGGATCCACTCAAGACTTTACAGTCTCCTCACACACAAACAAAtttaaaggaaagaaaaaactGATAGCCACTATTGTCAGTCTTTGGTTTTTATGTCTTTCGTCAATGGAAGACTAGACTTTGCCAATTACAGTTGAGTCAACTCCCACTCCTACCAACACGCCACTCCTATAaacttctttctttctctaatCTTTTCCACGAAACAAACCTCCTCTCCCTCATTACTTCATTCCCAATTTCTTGTGTTCTTAATTATGTGTTTTCTCACCTGaaaccaaataaacaaatatatatactttacATATATATCTGCATATGTATAACTAATAGATTAGAGGTCGAGAGATTTTTGTTTCTGCTTAGCTAACAGAACAAATGACCAATTTCGGTTTCAGAAACTCTCTTCGTTACCTTTTgttatgtttcttttttttatttcctaTGATTTTCTCTCAACTACCCCCAACCCAACTATCATCCATGAACACTCTTTATCAGTATCTCAACACTAGTCTTTCATGGAATAGTAATAAACAGTCAAGCCCATGTTCATGGAAGGGAGTGACATGTAACCCCACCAATTCTTCTGTACTTAAAATTTCTCTATCTGGGTTTTCTCTTTCTTCCTCAGATTTTCTTCCTGCTGTCTGCCAAATTGGTTCTTTGCAGGCTTTTGACGTGTCCAACAACCGTTTGAGTAAAGTTCCAGAAAAGTTCATGACTGACTGTGGAAAACTGGAGGGACTGCGTCTACTGAATTTTAGCAGAAACAGGTTGGATGGTTCTTTACCTTTGTTTGTTGGTTTTGCGGGGTTGGAGGTCTTGGACTTGTCTTTTAATGATTTTAGTGGTAGCATTAATGTAGAGTTTGAAGGCTTAGATGGTCTTAAAAGCTTGAATCTTAGTTATAACAAGCTCAATGGTTCCATTCCTACAAAACTTGGAAAGTCCAAGGTTTTGAAGGAGCTTGTGCTTTCAgtgaataatttccaaggtcccATCCCAGAAGAAATGATTGATTATGGGAATTTgacactggttgatcttagccAAAATAGGATTTCGGGGTCTATTCCTAACAGAATTGGTGACCTCTCAAAGTTAAAGATTTTGATTCTCTCTAGCAATAATCTAAGTGGAAAAATCCCAGTAAGCCTTTCAACTATCCCAACTCTATCACGATTTGCTGCAAATCTAAACCATTTTTCTGGTACAATCCCCAGTAGTATTaccaaatttctcaaaaatttggATTTAAGCTATAACGGTTTATATGGCTCAATTCCTATAGACCTCCTGTCACCAACAAATTTGCAAACTGTGGATTTGTCAtttaatgatttggatggatcatTTCCTACAAACATTTCTCCTAGCTTGGTCAGGTTGAGGCTGGGGAGCAATAAACTCAAAGGGAAAATTCCTTCTGTCAACTTTTCAACACTTAAGGAACTGACATACTTGGAGCTGGACAACAATCATTTTTATGGATCGATTCCTCTAGAATTGGGTTCTTGCAGGAGTCTGGCACTCTTAAATTTGGCTCAAAACAACCTGACTGGGCCTTTGCCTAGCCAGCTGGGCAATCTTACAATGCTTCAAGTCTTAAAACTGCAATTAAACAATCTCTCTGGTGAAATCCCAGAGCCAGTTTCCCAACTACAGAGTTTATCAGTCCTAAATATAAGCTGGAATTCTCTAAGTGGTCAAATACCATCTTCTATCTCCAACTTGCAACACCTTGTTAACCTCAACCTACAAGGCAACAAGCTTAATGGTTCCATACCAAATACCATGAGTACCATGAATAGCCTTTTGGAACTCCAGCTTGGAGAAAACCAACTGAGTGGATACATTCCAAAAATGCCACCAAATTTGCAGATCGCTTTGAATCTTAGTAGCAATCGTTTTGAAGGACCTATTCCACAAACTCTTACGGGACTTTCTGGATTAGAAGTGTTGGATATCTCGGACAACAATTTCTCAGGTGACATTCCAGAATCATTTACGAGAATGGGATCCTTGACACAATTGTTGCTTTCAAACAATAACCTCTCTGGAGTAATTCCAAAATTTAATTCTTGGGTCATGGTTGACACAAAAGGAAACGGGAATTTGATTAATGTTACAGAGCCAACAACTTCACATCCATCTAGGAAAAAAATCTCAGTGGTTGTAGTAATTCTTTTAGTTTTGGCTTCTGTATTTTCTGTTGGAGCAACTTTCGTCTTCACTCTGTTACTTTTCCGACGATATGGAAGGGTTGCTGATGAACAGTTACAACCAGTGGAAGATGTACCCCTCCCTCAGGTTATTCAGGGAAATTTATTAAC includes:
- the LOC115700527 gene encoding leucine-rich repeat receptor-like tyrosine-protein kinase PXC3, translating into MTNFGFRNSLRYLLLCFFFLFPMIFSQLPPTQLSSMNTLYQYLNTSLSWNSNKQSSPCSWKGVTCNPTNSSVLKISLSGFSLSSSDFLPAVCQIGSLQAFDVSNNRLSKVPEKFMTDCGKLEGLRLLNFSRNRLDGSLPLFVGFAGLEVLDLSFNDFSGSINVEFEGLDGLKSLNLSYNKLNGSIPTKLGKSKVLKELVLSVNNFQGPIPEEMIDYGNLTLVDLSQNRISGSIPNRIGDLSKLKILILSSNNLSGKIPVSLSTIPTLSRFAANLNHFSGTIPSSITKFLKNLDLSYNGLYGSIPIDLLSPTNLQTVDLSFNDLDGSFPTNISPSLVRLRLGSNKLKGKIPSVNFSTLKELTYLELDNNHFYGSIPLELGSCRSLALLNLAQNNLTGPLPSQLGNLTMLQVLKLQLNNLSGEIPEPVSQLQSLSVLNISWNSLSGQIPSSISNLQHLVNLNLQGNKLNGSIPNTMSTMNSLLELQLGENQLSGYIPKMPPNLQIALNLSSNRFEGPIPQTLTGLSGLEVLDISDNNFSGDIPESFTRMGSLTQLLLSNNNLSGVIPKFNSWVMVDTKGNGNLINVTEPTTSHPSRKKISVVVVILLVLASVFSVGATFVFTLLLFRRYGRVADEQLQPVEDVPLPQVIQGNLLTSNGIHRSNIDFTKAMESVADQANIVMKTRFSTYYKATMPSGSSYFVKKLNWSDKIIHWGNHDRFGTEIEVFGKLSNSNVMTPLAYVLSAENAYLFYEYSSKGTLFDALHSSSGCDMDWASRYSIAVGVAQGLAFLHGISSGPMLLLDLSSRSVFLKSMKEPQVGEIELYKIIDPSKSTGSISTVAGSVGYIPPEYAYTMRVTTAGNVYSFGVILLELLTGKQAMSEGTELAKWVLSNSVEEDKWENMLDFSISRTSVLAKKQMLAVLKVAIGCVCVSPEARPKIKSVLRMILNAR